CAGCGTTCGCGGTCTTACCAGCACCAACAAGGTTCCCGCTCTCACCAACACCGGCGGCTTCGTAATCCTGCTCGACGGCAGCCTCTCTGGCGGAGTCGATACGGTTTCCGCCATTCAGACCAACAGCAACCTCTTCCTGCGAAATGTCTCCTCCTCCGGTTACGAGGCGACCCTGCAAGACTCAAGCACCTCCACTCCCACCCTCACCAAGGGAACCATCTCGCATCTCGTCGTAGGCACTCCCAGTACACTCACGGGAACCATCAACACCATCGGTCTGAATCTTGCCGTTCAGGAGACACCCTCCTTCACCAGCTCAAGCCTCACCGATTGGGCCGTCTTCACCCCCAAGTGGTACGGCGATACCTCAGGCCTCCAGGCCGTACTCAACAGCGGCAAGCACACCGTCTACTTTCCCTTCGGCCAGTACTTCTCCTCCAACGAGACCGACGTCACCGTACCTGACACCGTTGACCGCATCGTAGGTTTTTCCTCCGTCGTCAACCTCGGTTCGGGAACCAACGGCGGCGGCATCCGATTCGTCGTCACCAGTAACTCCTCCCAGCCGCTCATTATCGAGCAGTTCGGCTACGGCATCAAGATCGATCATCGTGGCAGCCGTCCCATCGTCCTCAAGGACGCCCACATCAACAACTACGCAGCCTACGCTGGTGCCGGCAAACTCTTCCTCGAAGACATCGGCATCTCCGGCCTGACCGTCCAGAAGGGTCAGCAGGTCTGGGCACGCCAGCTTGACAATGAACTGAACGGAACCAAAATCTCAAACCTCGGCGCCTCGCTCTGGATCTTCGGTCTCAAGACAGAAGCCGCCGGCACCGTCATCAACACCACCTCCGGCGGAAAGACAGAGCTCCTCGGCTCCCTCATCTATCCATCCACCTCTGTTCCAACCTCGCAGGCAGCCTTCATCTCCACGGACGCGCAGGTGTCGTACATGTACAAGGAGTCGGTCTACTGCTCAGGCTGTGGATACGCCATCCAGGTGCAGGAGACACGTTCCGGTGTGACAAAATCCATCACCTCACCCAACAGCAATCCATTTCGAATGCCGCTCTTCATCGGTTACAAATAGGAGAGTCCAAGGGAGTGCTGTCGAGCTGCACGTCAGGTCGACAGCCTCCAACGACTTTCGTATACTCGAGCCATCAGCAGTGCCAACAACTCAGGGGAGTCCTATCAAAGCGCTCTATCCCATGGAGCATGCGACTCCCAGCAACCCGCAACACCACGGACTCGAACGTCAATTTCATCGTCAAGGAGCGATCATGATCTCTGCCGATCCGCCAAGAGTCAACATCCTTGGTGTCGGAATAAGTGCACTCTCCATGAAAAGCGCACTGGAACATAGCGAATCCTTATTGAGCAGCGGCCAATCCGGGTACATCTGCGTCACGGGAGTCCACGGCATCATCGAGGCACAATCAGACGAAGCCTTCCGAACCATCCTCAACAAATCTTTTCTCTCAACCCCCGACGGCATGCCCACCGTGTGGCTCGGCCACCTCCACGGCTTCAAGCACATGACCCGCGTCTACGGTCCAGACTTCATGCTGAACCTGTGCGAACTCTCCGTCCAGCGCGGCTACCGTCACTTCCTCTACGGAGGCAGGCCCGGCATCGCCGAAGAGCTGCGTGCCGAACTCACCCGCCGCTATCCCGGTCTCCAGATCGTAGGCACCTACACCCCGCCCTTCCGTCCGCTCAACGCCGAAGAGGAGGAAGATCTGCAAACTCAGCTGACCGCATCCCAGGCCGACATACTCTGGTGCGGCCTCAGCACACCCAAGCAGGAGCGCTTCATGGCCGCATACAACGGCCGCCTGCCGGTGAAACTGATGATTGGTGTCGGCGCAGCGTTCGACCTCCTCAGCGGCAACCTCGCCGAAGCTCCCGACTGGATGAAGCAGTCCGGCCTCCAGTGGCTCTACCGGCTCATCAAAGAGCCGAAGCGTCTATGGCGTCGATACCTCATCAACAATCCAAGATTCATCTGGCTAAGCTTTCTGCAACTATCCCGCCTCAAACGCTTCTCCGTGTAAAGAAAAAGAGCAAACACTCGCCTCACACCGAAAGTGTTGCGTGCAATCAAGCCGTGTTGCGTTTAATCAAGCCCATCTACTCCGTACGCAGCGCCGTCATCGGCTCGATATTTGCAGCCCGCCGAGCAGGAATAAATCCCGCAACCGTAGCCGATCCCAACAGCACGGCCACCGCAATCAACAAACTCACCGGATCATACGAGCGCACGCCATACAGTTGATCGGCCATCGCCCTCGCTCCAAAGATCGCAATCGGCACTCCAATCACCAGCCCCAGCCCAGCCTGCACAAACGCACTCCGCATCACCATCCGCACCACATCTCCGCGGTCTGCTCCCAGCGCCATACGCAGCCCAATCTCGCTCGTTCTTCGTGCCACCTGGTACGACGTGATTCCATAGAGACCCACAGAAGCAAGTACCAGCGCAAGCCCACCGAACAACATCGTCAGCCTCGCAATCAGCCGCTCCTGCGTAAAGTTGTCGGCTATCTGGAAGTCCAGCGAGTGCAGGTCAAGCACCGTCAGGTCCGGATTGATATTCGCCAGTGTTCGTCTCACCGTCGCGTCAAGATTTTGTGGCTCGCTCCGAAAAAACAGAGTCACCGAGTTGATATACCGCCCGCGTCCCTCAGCCATCGTTTCATTCGGATCCGTCAGCCCCGTCATCGTCTGCGTTAGCGGACGAAAGTACATCGTTCTCATCTCATCGCGCGGATTCTGATACTTGGCATCTGCCACAATGCCCACAATCTCGAACGAAGATGAGAACTTCTGCTCGTAGATTCCGAAGTGCCTCCCAGTGGGATCTTCCTTCGGAAAGAACTTCTTCACGAACGCCTGGTTCACCACCGCAACCTGCTGCGACGTCGCCGTATCCTGATCCGTAAATCCGCGTCCACGCACAACCGGCTGTCCCACCGTCTCAAAAAAGTGGTTACTCACCCGATCCCACGAAGAGTTGTTGTGGTCATTCGGTCCAGGTGCTGGATGCCCATCAACGAACACACTCTCACCCCAATTATTTCCCTCGAGCGTGCTGTAAAGCGCCAGCCCAACGCTCTGCACTCCCGGCAGCGATCCAAGCTGCTGCTCCAGAGTCTGGTAAAAAGCCGGCAGCTTCTCCGGCGTATACCCCGCGCCAGCCGGGTCGAGATGCAGAACATACCGGTTTGCCGTCTGAATCCCAAAGCTCTGATGCTCCATATTTCGCAGACTCTTCGTCAACAGCCCCGCACCCACCAGCAGCACCAGCGACAGTGCCGCCTGAAACACAATCAACGATCTCTGCGGCAGTGACGCCCGATCTCGCGTCGACCGGTTCGCACCCCGCAACGCCTCCGCCGGGTCCGAGTGCGATGTAATCCAAGCCGGCACAACCCCAAACACCACTCCCGTCAGCAGCGACAGCAAAAACGCAAACCCCAGCACCGCCAGCGAAGGGCTCGCCGCAATCGGCAGTTGCGGCGAGTCAGGAAACGCAAGCGCCAGAATCATTCGCGTTCCCGCATACGCCACCGCCAGGCCAGCCAGCCCACCCGCGCACCCCAGCAGCAGACTCTCCGTCAGCATCTGCCGTATCAATCTGCTTCGCGCCGCGCCCAGCGCCATCCGCACCGATGTATCAACCCTCCGCGTCGTTCCTCGCGCCAGCAGCAGGTTCGCCACATTCGCGCACGCCACCAGCAGCACCAGCCCCGAGATCGTCATCAGCAGATAAAGTCCCTTGCCCGTCTCCTTCTGCAGGTTCTGAATCCCCGCGCCACCCGGCACAATCACCACATGCTGCTTCGGAATAATCGTCGACCCACCATTGCGAGAGTAGTTAGGCTGCGCTGCAAGAAACTGCCTCAAGCTCCCCGACATCTTGTCCTGCAACGCAGTGACGCTGACTCCCGGCTTCAGCCTCCCTACGGCATAGAGCCAGTTGCTATCCGGCACATGCAGAATCGAATTCTTCCCCTCGATCGCAGGCTCCATCGCCAGCGGAATCCACAACGCCGGTGGATTGCTCCTGATCCGGTCGCCAAAGAATCCCGGCGGAGCGATCCCCACCACCGTCGCCGGCTGCCCCTGCAGATAAAACGTCGACCCCACCACCTTTGGATCGGCGCCATAGTCCGACTGCCACGCCTGATAACTCATCACCACCGCCGGAGCCGCACCCGGGGTATCGTCCGCATCTGTTAGCACACGTCCCGCAAACGGTCCAATTCCAAACGTCTTAAAGAAGTTCCCCGACACATACTGCGCCCGCTCAGACTTCGCCGGCTCCGAGCCTCGCCGCGTCGTCTTCTGCTCTCCGCCAGCCTGCATCGCCGCAAGGCGCTCAAACTCCGGCGTCGTCTCCTGAAGATGCTTGTACAACTCGTAAGAGAAAAGATCGAAGTCCCCGTTGTCATTAATAAAGCCGCCGTTGACGCAGCAATCATCCTGGTCGCCCACGCGAAACAGAGTCTTCGGATCCGCCACCGGCAACGACTTCATCAGGATCGCGTGCACCAGCGTAAAGATCGCCGTATTCGCCCCAATTCCCAACGCAATCGTAAGCACAACCGTAATGGCAAAGCCCGGCGATTTGTAGAACTGGCGCAACGCAACCCAGATATCCTGCATGAACTCCCCTCCACTTGTGTCTCTCTCAGGCACTTACGCTTGCAGTGCCAACTTAGTTCCGAAAAAAATCAGACTTGCACGTCCTTCAGCCGTAGCTCGCCCATCGATGTAAAGCCACTCAACGAATATTTCGCCGCCGCCTAAAAACGTCATTCCGACCGCACCCTGAGCGGAGTCGAAAGGGAAGTGGAGGAACCCGCTTTTCCTCAACCGGGCACAAACCACCTGAATCAGCGAACCAGCTCACGCATCATCCCGTATCCTAGTAAAGACCATGAGTTCCGAGCACAATAACCCTAGCAATCCAATCCGCATCGGCAGCCGAGGCTCTCAACTAGCTCTCTGGCAGGCCAACCACATCCTCTACGCCCTCCGCGACGCCGGCTACCACGTCGAGCTCGAGATCATCCGCACCACCGGCGACCGCATGCAGCAACCCGGCTTCGTCCCCCCGCCGAACCTCGACGGCAAAGGCATCTTCATCAAAGAAATCGAGGAGGCCCTCGAAGAAGGCCGCATCGACCTCGCCGTCCACAGCCTGAAAGATCTCCCGACAAAACTAGCCCCTCAATTCACCCTCGCCGCAATCCCCAAACGCGCCGACGCCCGCGACGTCTGGGTCTGCGAGCCCTACTGGGCGCTCCACACCCTCCCCACAGGAGGCCGCATCGGCACCACCAGCCCACGCCGCCGCGCTCAAATCCTCGCCCTACGCCCCGACGTCACCTTCGTCGAAGTCCGCGGCAACATCGACACCCGCCTCAAGAAGCTCGCCGATGGAAAGTGCGACGCCCTCGTCCTCGCCGCCGCCGGCCTCGACCGCCTCAAGCGAACCGAATCCGTCCACCAGCGCTTCTCCCCCTGCGAACTCTGTCCCGCCCCAGGCCAGGGTGCCCTCGCCCTCGAAACCCGCAGCCCCGAACATGCCATCGACGAAGCCCGCGACACCTACATCCGCAACGCCATCGCCTTCCTCGAGCACCCCTACACCCGCTTCGCCATCGACGCCGAGCGCACCACACTCGACGCCCTCGGCGGCGGCTGCTCCCTTCCCATCGGCGCGCACTGCTTCCACGAAGAAGGGAAGTGGAAGATGGTTGCCCAGGTCGTGTCCCCCGACGGCGAATCCATGGTCCAGGTGGAAACCGAAGCCACTCCCGACACCAACCCCGTCACCCTCGGTCTCCGCGTCGCCGACGACCTCAAATCCAAAGGCGCCCTCGACCTCCTCGACCTCGCACTCTCCGCCGACTGACCGTTCTTGTAAGATAATGCTGCCTCACGGGTCCCGGGCCATACGTCTCCGCGTTTGTTTTTCATGGAAACGACGATGAAGCCAGAGGAAATAGACAAGCCCGAAAAGCTAAGGCCGCGATTCTTTCTTCGCGCCACACTCCTTGTGCTCTTCTTCGCCTGCCTGTGGTGGTTGATGTTCAGGGTAGCCTTTCGCATCGCCCCAACCGAGATTCACTGGAACGATATCTACCTCAGCTGGATCGAAAAGGGAGGTCCCCACCTCGTCATCCCCCACGCCATCGTATTGTTCATCCTGCCGATAGCCTTGTTTCTTTTCCTCATCTACAGAAAGTCTCATGCATTCCAGAAGTCCCGCACGCGACCGCTCTACTGGCTCTATCTCACCATCGCCGCGTTGACCGGCCTCCTGGTCAGCCTGCTCTGCTGGTACCTGATCTTTCGTCGTTCCTTCGCAGGCCACTTCGCCGCCCATTCCATCTACTACAACATCCTCGCGCGCGCTATCCTCTGCACCGGACTCCTCCTCGTGGGCACCCTCCTCTACCTGTTCAAAAAATATCTAAAGATCTTCTACGGCCTGTCTCAAATCGTTATCGCAATTTTGTCGAATCTTACCCTTCTTCAAAAATCCGACCTCAACCACATCCCCGCGCGCGATCTAAGCTCCTTAGGACTATTCGCATTTGCCGCATTCACGTTCCTGCTCAGCAAAGGTGTCAGCGACGTTGTAGAAGGAGTGCAGGAACGGCTCGACAAGACCCTCGCTCCGCCGCAACCCTCCGAGCCTTTAGCTGCCGAGCCGCAAGCAGTTAAATAGCAAGGGGAGACCGGTATTTCCGATCCCCCCTTGTTTCGCTCTGTGCTTCCGTTCGACCTACTGTGCCGGCTTAATTCCCGGTAGCACAGCTGTTCCTTCCTGCTGCACCGCGTTCAGCAGATTTGGGTTTAGCCCCAAAAGCTGCAGAATCGTCGGAGCCACCTGCGCCGTCGCAATCGGAATCGACACCGACACCTTCGCAAATCCAGGATTCGATACCAACAGCATCACATTGGTATCGTCATGCGCAAAGCCGCCATGCTCCGCCAGCTTTGCCGCACTTCCCGTATACGTCACTCCAACATTCGGAGTCACGATGATGTCCGGAGCCCGCGGATCCAGACCCGCTCCGAGACCCGGCTTGTTGTAGTTCAGAGCCACCGACGGCCCATAGTAAATCTGCCCCAGCCCGATTGCGACCTTGTTCTCTTCAAGAGTACTCACCGCTGTCGTCACATCCGCGCCACTCTTCAGCCACAGCAGCGAGACGTCATCTTCCGTCGGCCCAATTCCACCGCCCAGCGGCGACTCAGAAGCCGGCAACATCGCCGCCAGCAGCGTCGCTGGAGTCGTTCCGTTGCTCGTCTTGCCCGGCGTCGCCTTATAAAGATTCGGATCGATCGGAGACTGTCCGTGCTTCGCCGTCACAATAATGACAGTGTCCTCCAGATTGCCCGTATCTTTCAGCGCAGTCACCATCTGCCCAATCGAGGCGTCCACATACTCGATCTCCTTCAGCAACTCCTGCGTAGGCACTCCCTCCGCATTCGTGTAGCCGCCGGTGGCAACATTCGCTTCTATCAACTTCTGTCCTACACTCACTGCCTGAAAGTTCATGCCAAACAACGCTGGAACCTTTCCCGCGCCGCCGTTGTGCGTCTTGCCGGCAATCTCGTTCAAGATCGCATTCACCTTCAGCGTGTCATAGCACTGGATGTTGTCAAAGCTATTGGTCCACGACGTCAGATCGGCAGCCGTATCGCGGATCGTCGCGCACGAAGCTCCCTCTGGCGTCTTCACTCCCGGCAGAGCCACCACGTTCGAATTAATCTCCGGAGCGTAGAAGTCGTCCAGGAAAGGTCCGCCCGGTCCACCCACCGACGAATAAGCAGGATGCTTATCCGACCATGCCGTATAACCTCCAGCCTGATGGATCACCCCAAAGACAGTATTGGTGCGAATAAAGTTCCACGGAAACACCGGCGCACAGCCCGCCGCAGGATTGCGAATCAGCTTCTGCGGATCAATCGAAGCAAGGCCGCCCTCCGTCAGTCCCGCTCCCGGCGCGCCGCCATTCAGCTTCGTCTGGTCGATATCGATTCCTTCTTCATACTCGGTCGTCGTCCCCGTCGGCGCTGCGCCTGCGGTGCACGGCCCGGCTAGATTCCCGTTGCCCGTAGTCTTCGCCGGAGCGTCCAGCGAGCGGTCGTACGCCACATCGTAATAAACCCCCATCGTCCGCGGAGTAGCGCCCGTCACCAGCGTCATCATCCCCGGAAACGAATCGGAAGGCCTCGTCGTCGACGCAGCCGAGTAGGTCGTCCCCCGATGGCTAAGGTTTGCAAGATTCGGGCAGTAAGGCTCACCGCCGTTCACCCCGCTGATACCGTTCGAGCAGTTGTAAAAGTCCACCGCATGCATCCCGTCGATGCTCAGCAGAAGCACATGCTTAATCGCACTTGGGTCCTGCGCGATTCCATGTGTTGAAAGACTTGCCAGGGCAACGGCAGTGGTAGCTGCCGCAATTGAAATCTTTTTCATAACGAACCTCCGCACTCTTGATAGCAGAGGCCGGCCAGCGATACGTTACCTCAAAATGAATTCACAAGGGACACTCGATGACGTCAACAAAGCTTCCAATAAGGTCGATAACCTTAAGTTATTCTTAGTAAAACCCGCGTCAATCCTGAAGAAAACCTTAATAACGCCTCTCGTCGGAAAACAAACTAAAATCGTCTCCTGTGCCACTACTCACCAACAAACGCATCCTCATCACTCGAACCCGCCACCAGGCCTCCGAGCTGGCAACTCAACTCGAAGCCCTCGGCGCGATCACCATCCTGATCCCCACCATAGAGATCGTCCCGCCCACCTCCTTCGCCGCCCTCGACGCCGCACTCACCTGCCTCCGCACCTACGACTGGCTCCTCTTCACCAGCGCCAACGCCGTCGAAGCCTTCCATCGCCGAGCCCAGTTCCTCCACCTCACCCAACTCCCCAAACACATCGCCGTCATCGGCCCCGCCACCCTTCGCGCCGCCAACGCCATCGGCCTCACCGTCGACCTGGTCCCCCCGCAGTACCTCGCCGAATCCCTCGCCGAAGCTCTCCTCCCCGAAGCCTCCGGGAAATCCTTCCTCCTCCCCCGCGCCGCCGAAGCCCGCGACACGCTCCCCGAGACCCTCACCGCCGCCGGAGCCACCGTGACCATCGCCGAAGCCTATCGCAACCAGACACCGCCCAACTCCATCCCCGCCCTCCGACATCTCTTCAGCGCACCAGAGAACTACCCCGACGCCATCACCTTCACCAGCGCCTCCACCGCCACCAACCTCTTCGCTCTCCTCGAAGCCGCCAACCTCACGCTCCCACCCAACATCACCCTCGCCTCCATCGGCCCCATCACCAGCCAAACCCTCCGCGCCTTGGGCCACGAACCCACCGTAGAAGCCGCCGAACCCACCATCCCGGCCCTAATCGAATCCCTCCTGAAAGGAAGATGAAGACGTGGGGTGGCAAGCGCGTGTACCGGTCCTAGTGGAACGAACGCCGTGGGTCCTCCCGTGGTTGGGAAGGAAGATCGCTCGCGACCAACGGGAGCGCCAAGCGAAGCGGTATACACGTCACGAAGTGACCGCAGCCCGCGCAGGGCGTCCGTACGGCAGGACAGAGCCTAGTGCGAACTCCAGGTCTTATCGGAAGAGTTACAAAGCCGCTCCAGCGTACAGTCCACACACCGCGGCTTCCGAGCCACACAAATCTGCCGCCCATGATGAATCAGCTCATGCGAGAACGCGATCCACCGATCCTGCGGAATAATCTTCATCAGATCCCGCTCCACCTTCTCCGGCGTAGTCGACCCAGGTGTAGTTCCGGCCAGCTCAAGCCGCCGCGACAGCCGCATAACATGCGTATCCACAACAACTCCCACCGCAATCTTAAACCATGACCCCAACACCACATTCCCAGTCTTCCGAGCCACCCCCGGCAGCGTAAGAATCTCCTCCATCGTCTGAGGCACCTTCCCCCCAAACTCCTCCACCACCACCCGCGCCGCGCCCTGAATCGACTTCGCCTTATTGCGAAAAAATCCAGTAGTCCGAATCAACTCCTCAAGCTCCGGCAGGGAAGCAGCCGCAAACGCCTTCGGTGTAGGAAACGCCTTGAACAGCGCCGGAGTCACCAGATTCACCCGAACATCCGTACACTGCGCCGACAGAATCGTAGCCACCGTCAGCTCCCACGCACTCCTGTGATGCAACGCGCAGACGACCCCAGGGTAAGTCTTCGCCAGAATCTCCAGAATCGCCGCCACCCTCTCCTGCGAAGTAGGATTGCGCATCTTCCCAGTCTTCTTCCCCGTAGCCACCCGTTCAACCGCTGCAACCGCCGGCTTGCTGACTCGCCGACTCGCTGCTTTCCCAACTCGCTGACTCGCTGCCTTCCTCATCCCAGACGATCCAGCATCTCCGCCGCAGGCAC
The Edaphobacter lichenicola genome window above contains:
- a CDS encoding glycoside hydrolase family 55 protein, which codes for MRATISVISLLCLLVMVGCSGQTIPVADGGTAAPQPLSLSGATLSGTLTFPAGFMTSVKSYGAVGDGVTDDTAAIQSALSDGRSNATEDYNGLPKALYFPPGTYLVSNTLQWNGCCVTLQGSGSSSSIIRLAPSSSGFNNSSAPKPLIQTPKGNQSFRQSIWDLGFSVGSGNPGATALSYVSNNVGSIHDVLIKSEDGTGHAGIDLTRQWAGPMMIRNTEVQGFDVGIDLKNAEYSITMEGITLQNQNIAGIRNSNQAISVRGLTSTNKVPALTNTGGFVILLDGSLSGGVDTVSAIQTNSNLFLRNVSSSGYEATLQDSSTSTPTLTKGTISHLVVGTPSTLTGTINTIGLNLAVQETPSFTSSSLTDWAVFTPKWYGDTSGLQAVLNSGKHTVYFPFGQYFSSNETDVTVPDTVDRIVGFSSVVNLGSGTNGGGIRFVVTSNSSQPLIIEQFGYGIKIDHRGSRPIVLKDAHINNYAAYAGAGKLFLEDIGISGLTVQKGQQVWARQLDNELNGTKISNLGASLWIFGLKTEAAGTVINTTSGGKTELLGSLIYPSTSVPTSQAAFISTDAQVSYMYKESVYCSGCGYAIQVQETRSGVTKSITSPNSNPFRMPLFIGYK
- a CDS encoding WecB/TagA/CpsF family glycosyltransferase; translation: MISADPPRVNILGVGISALSMKSALEHSESLLSSGQSGYICVTGVHGIIEAQSDEAFRTILNKSFLSTPDGMPTVWLGHLHGFKHMTRVYGPDFMLNLCELSVQRGYRHFLYGGRPGIAEELRAELTRRYPGLQIVGTYTPPFRPLNAEEEEDLQTQLTASQADILWCGLSTPKQERFMAAYNGRLPVKLMIGVGAAFDLLSGNLAEAPDWMKQSGLQWLYRLIKEPKRLWRRYLINNPRFIWLSFLQLSRLKRFSV
- a CDS encoding ABC transporter permease produces the protein MQDIWVALRQFYKSPGFAITVVLTIALGIGANTAIFTLVHAILMKSLPVADPKTLFRVGDQDDCCVNGGFINDNGDFDLFSYELYKHLQETTPEFERLAAMQAGGEQKTTRRGSEPAKSERAQYVSGNFFKTFGIGPFAGRVLTDADDTPGAAPAVVMSYQAWQSDYGADPKVVGSTFYLQGQPATVVGIAPPGFFGDRIRSNPPALWIPLAMEPAIEGKNSILHVPDSNWLYAVGRLKPGVSVTALQDKMSGSLRQFLAAQPNYSRNGGSTIIPKQHVVIVPGGAGIQNLQKETGKGLYLLMTISGLVLLVACANVANLLLARGTTRRVDTSVRMALGAARSRLIRQMLTESLLLGCAGGLAGLAVAYAGTRMILALAFPDSPQLPIAASPSLAVLGFAFLLSLLTGVVFGVVPAWITSHSDPAEALRGANRSTRDRASLPQRSLIVFQAALSLVLLVGAGLLTKSLRNMEHQSFGIQTANRYVLHLDPAGAGYTPEKLPAFYQTLEQQLGSLPGVQSVGLALYSTLEGNNWGESVFVDGHPAPGPNDHNNSSWDRVSNHFFETVGQPVVRGRGFTDQDTATSQQVAVVNQAFVKKFFPKEDPTGRHFGIYEQKFSSSFEIVGIVADAKYQNPRDEMRTMYFRPLTQTMTGLTDPNETMAEGRGRYINSVTLFFRSEPQNLDATVRRTLANINPDLTVLDLHSLDFQIADNFTQERLIARLTMLFGGLALVLASVGLYGITSYQVARRTSEIGLRMALGADRGDVVRMVMRSAFVQAGLGLVIGVPIAIFGARAMADQLYGVRSYDPVSLLIAVAVLLGSATVAGFIPARRAANIEPMTALRTE
- the hemC gene encoding hydroxymethylbilane synthase, whose translation is MSSEHNNPSNPIRIGSRGSQLALWQANHILYALRDAGYHVELEIIRTTGDRMQQPGFVPPPNLDGKGIFIKEIEEALEEGRIDLAVHSLKDLPTKLAPQFTLAAIPKRADARDVWVCEPYWALHTLPTGGRIGTTSPRRRAQILALRPDVTFVEVRGNIDTRLKKLADGKCDALVLAAAGLDRLKRTESVHQRFSPCELCPAPGQGALALETRSPEHAIDEARDTYIRNAIAFLEHPYTRFAIDAERTTLDALGGGCSLPIGAHCFHEEGKWKMVAQVVSPDGESMVQVETEATPDTNPVTLGLRVADDLKSKGALDLLDLALSAD
- a CDS encoding alkaline phosphatase family protein, translating into MKKISIAAATTAVALASLSTHGIAQDPSAIKHVLLLSIDGMHAVDFYNCSNGISGVNGGEPYCPNLANLSHRGTTYSAASTTRPSDSFPGMMTLVTGATPRTMGVYYDVAYDRSLDAPAKTTGNGNLAGPCTAGAAPTGTTTEYEEGIDIDQTKLNGGAPGAGLTEGGLASIDPQKLIRNPAAGCAPVFPWNFIRTNTVFGVIHQAGGYTAWSDKHPAYSSVGGPGGPFLDDFYAPEINSNVVALPGVKTPEGASCATIRDTAADLTSWTNSFDNIQCYDTLKVNAILNEIAGKTHNGGAGKVPALFGMNFQAVSVGQKLIEANVATGGYTNAEGVPTQELLKEIEYVDASIGQMVTALKDTGNLEDTVIIVTAKHGQSPIDPNLYKATPGKTSNGTTPATLLAAMLPASESPLGGGIGPTEDDVSLLWLKSGADVTTAVSTLEENKVAIGLGQIYYGPSVALNYNKPGLGAGLDPRAPDIIVTPNVGVTYTGSAAKLAEHGGFAHDDTNVMLLVSNPGFAKVSVSIPIATAQVAPTILQLLGLNPNLLNAVQQEGTAVLPGIKPAQ
- a CDS encoding uroporphyrinogen-III synthase: MPLLTNKRILITRTRHQASELATQLEALGAITILIPTIEIVPPTSFAALDAALTCLRTYDWLLFTSANAVEAFHRRAQFLHLTQLPKHIAVIGPATLRAANAIGLTVDLVPPQYLAESLAEALLPEASGKSFLLPRAAEARDTLPETLTAAGATVTIAEAYRNQTPPNSIPALRHLFSAPENYPDAITFTSASTATNLFALLEAANLTLPPNITLASIGPITSQTLRALGHEPTVEAAEPTIPALIESLLKGR
- the nth gene encoding endonuclease III; its protein translation is MRKAASQRVGKAASRRVSKPAVAAVERVATGKKTGKMRNPTSQERVAAILEILAKTYPGVVCALHHRSAWELTVATILSAQCTDVRVNLVTPALFKAFPTPKAFAAASLPELEELIRTTGFFRNKAKSIQGAARVVVEEFGGKVPQTMEEILTLPGVARKTGNVVLGSWFKIAVGVVVDTHVMRLSRRLELAGTTPGSTTPEKVERDLMKIIPQDRWIAFSHELIHHGRQICVARKPRCVDCTLERLCNSSDKTWSSH